Below is a window of Entelurus aequoreus isolate RoL-2023_Sb linkage group LG07, RoL_Eaeq_v1.1, whole genome shotgun sequence DNA.
TACGCTTTTTGTGGAATGAATAACGTGCTGCCAAATGTGTAATTGTGAAATGCTGTCTTTCTAAcaattgtttttgtacttatcTTGTCCATGTCTATGACACATTTCCCTAAGTGGGACACATAAAGTGTATTAAAAATTAATACGAGAGATTTGCTTCTTCCTTTTGCGTTGTTACATTAACATGACTTTTTTGGGTGTGTGGACTCCAGAATGTGAACGTTCTAGAGCAGGAGAAGATTGACAAGCTGATGTTGGACATGGATGGAACAGAGAACAAATGTAAGATACCTGCTCCAGTGCATTGTTGAGAGAAATACAATATATCTAACTACAGTGTGGATGTTTTTCCCACCTTAGCTAAATTTGGTGCTAATGCCATCCTGGGCGTGTCCCTGGCTGTGTGCAAGGCTGGTGCTGCTGAGAAGGGCGTGCCACTCTACCGTCATATTGCTGACCTGGCTGGCAACCCTGAAGTCATCCTCCCTGTGCCTGTGAGTATAACGCTAATATTAATTTAGAATAGCCAGCAGTGTGCTAAATACAAATGATCTAATTTGGATTCCTTCTTTCTTTTAGGCATTCAATGTCATCAATGGTGGCTCCCACGCGGGCAACAAGCTGGCTATGCAGGAGTTCATGATCTTGCCTGTGGGCGCCAGCACCTTCAAGGAGGCCATGCGTATTGGTGCTGAAGTCTACCACAACTTGAAGAACGTTATCAAGGAGAAATACGGCAAAGACGCCACCAATGTGGGAGACGAGGGAGGCTTTGCACCCAACATCCTGGAGAACAAGGAAGGTGAGAAAGAAAGAGGGTGGTTATTGATAGGACAGGATAGACTTTAATTCTCACACATGAGGAAATCATGTGTTTGCAGTGCAGGTTCAAAAAGTCtacaaaaataaggtaaaacacaataaaacaagatggaaacatcaaaggacataaaagacattaaaagaagGCAGAGCTGGTGAACCATCTGTCACTTCAGCAACGCCATTTCTACAAACAGCAAAAAAAgtcaaatgcaacaaaaaacCCACAACAagcaataaattatatatactgcACACAtatgattgcaccatgcatagacaaacaaacaaacaaaaacacacttttaaaGCCATCGTCTGCTGGAGTGGGGGCAGCACAGCCAGAGACTGTAACAGATCCAACTGGCCGCCCACCAGCCCACGGCCAATGTCCCGTTTGAGAGTCTGTCCAGGAGACCGAAGTGTCTGATACAGGCTCGTCCAGCCAAGACTTGGTGAAGCTCCACCATCTCAACGCCAGCTCTGCAGCTCAGTCTCTTCCTCCGCGTCTACAGCAAAACCTCCAGGCTCTCTCTGCGGACTCCAGTTTGGGAGAGAGCAAGAAGCTAGTCTCCAGTGCAAACATGGCTATGGCCAAAAGACTCCCACGAGGCTGAtccaaaagtccacaaaaaagcagcGCAGAAGCCACCAAAATGCCACCCCTCGTTGTGCAGTCCGTAGGGGCCTGAACCAAAAggtaaaaaacacttaaaaacaaGAGGAAAacctcaaaaacaaaaaggagGATACAGAAGAGCCCATAACTcatgcaaccagcagccactacagcggcgccctctgctggcgtgCGTTCTCACCGTTTTAACTGGTCTTTTTAAGATATTTTAGATGTCCAGGAAGCTACtttacttatcatgtcactaacTGGCTGACATATGGCTGCTAAATTGAGGCCTCAACTTGAGTGCACTTGCTGCCAGCCACTGACTCCAATGTCAGGTCAACGTCCTAAAAAAGCAACCATCCCGTTAATtggtaaatgtttacattttctgttttttgttgttgtttttttaagctcTGGAGTTGCTTAAGAATGCCATCGGCAAGGCTGGTTACACTGACAAAATTGTCATCGGCATGGATGTGGCCGCCTCAGAGTTCTACAAAGGTGGAAAGTACGACCTGGACTTCAAGTCTCCTGATGACCCCAGCCGCTACATCTCCTCTGACAAGCTGGCTGACCTCTACAGAAGCTTCGTCAAAGATTACCCTGGTGGGTCTTTGAACGTTTCACACACCTCACTGTTTAAATCTTGACAAACTATCTGTTTCAACAGAAAACTAAAGCACATATTTTACATTTGTCTGTTTTGGGTACATCTGAATACCTCACTTATTTTCAAGGATATAGagtacacccactaaattttagaagaaaaaaatatttttccatatattgtaTCAGActgtaagctgcagatatatgcaTTGTGTGTTTagtaaatttttatttacataaattcagtgtttccaaacagtgtctgtaacacggtagtaaaacggctgatcaaagaaaacataagtcatcgtcatgaaccTAAGAGCTGCTGAagcgagctctccaatcagctaaacagacttaataaatttacggtgatgttttggtaaCTTTACTCAGAAATTTGTGGAACTGAAACGACACAAAAATAATGcccttgtaagttaataatactagcaCCTACACTTGtacacgtgttagcatattagctaatgctaacgacgctagcgtcattagattacgatagcgcgtacaaatatgcatgaaacactcctacagacatcacacatggacgGTTTAGTCAGTATGAACTATTTTTAGTTGTATTACAAAACTTCCAAACGATTCTTGGAGTGATGAAAGGAGAAACCATaccagcagaaacgctatggacgattagaagacggaacggttcaaagcactaaacggaagaaaatactgtagacgttcaccTGCACATGCACCTGCaatgagtgaactcgtccaaaagatggccccatagcacaaacaataacacaccttttataGTGTTTCTGttcgtgtttaatgaaaactatttgagcACAAAAGATTTTGGCCGTTAGTGAAGAATAATCCATAAATGAGTCGCACTGTTTTATATGCTGCAGGGATAAAAGTGTGGCATGTCCACAATGTTAGTCATTTATTTCACCAGATAACACTCTTTTGGCTTTTTTCTGTAAATTATATTACATATAACTGATTAATTGTATAATTATATTAAAGACATACATTGTGTATTGAACAAAGATACAGGACATCAACAACCTGGGGCAAATATTGATGAGGCTATGCTACTTGATGTGACTTTGTGGACAACCTGTACTTTAAAAAGACATAGTCAACAGACCAAAAGAGCAAGCATCTGCCTGCTGAAAATCTGCGAGCCATAACAACATATAATGCAGTGTTTTGACTTAAAGCTGATTTGCATTGTTTCTATCTACTTGTTccatcatttgaaaatgtgaCACCAGCACAGTGCCACTACTTGCCTGCAAGTGTTTGCAAGTTGTGGGTACCGATGACTCAATTCTCAAAAAACAACCTCTATAAAACCTCTATTGGcctctagttttttttatttttgccacACCTTACAACATTTGCAGCAGCTCGTTTACCAGCAGCCTCCTTGCATAGTCGTGTGTTACGACCTGCCTTGTGAGTAAAATTGTCTCATGTACCCCACAGTTGTGTCCATTGAGGACCCCTTCGACCAGGATGACTGGGAGGCGTGGGCCAAATTTACAGCCAACACCAGTATCCAGGTGGTGGGCGACGACCTCACCGTCACCAACCCCAAGCGCATCGCCAAGGGCGTGGCCGAAAAGTCCTGCAACTGCCTGCTGCTCAAAGTCAACCAGATTGGCTCGGTCACAGAGTCTCTGCAGGCGTATGTTTTGTCAACACTGCAATCCAGGCGCACCTTCTACCCACAATTCCCAGCATGTAAATAAAGCTTATATGCATTTTTGTTCCTTGTAGCTGCAAGATGGCCCAGAGCAACGGCTGGGGTGTGATGGTCAGCCACCGCTCTGGAGAGACCGAAGACACGTTCATTGCTGACCTTGTGGTCGGTCTCTGCACTGGACAGGTACTGCCTGTCTTCATGAAGGCCAATGTGTCATTACTGGGTCTAGTTGCTGTGTGCTTGTTGAAGACACTCTCAAGGTGTTTGTTTTctaaacaaatgtttatttttcagATTAAGACCGGTGCACCCTGCCGATCTGAGCGCTTGGCCAAGTACAACCAGCTGCTCAGGCAAGTGCAGCCCTATGACACAATATATTTGTATACACTGCAAacagtttatgtcaacaacactCGGACTGGCTGACTGATTAGCGATTGTCCACAAAACCAGAGTCTTGGGCTGTCTTCGGCTAAAGATTTTCATAGTTGTTGTTAGATTTTGCCCATCATCGACGTTCAATAATTTTTTTAGGAGAAATCAACAGACGGTGATATGTAGTAATGTATACAGACCAGTCACGAGGAGTCTGTGACGTCACATGGATGTGCTCTATTACATATACGTGAATATTCCAAAGTTAATCAAATGGTACTTATGAAAGATTTACAGTCTTGCATTAAAGAGAACAAAAAACGATCTCATTTGCAACTTTCTCCACCTCAAAAAAAAGCTAATCCACAGTTTGAGGACCTCTACTCTGACTCACAATGCCAAGaggacatcaaacttgactaaataaaGGAAGCAAAAGTCGTAACAAATCATTACCTTTTACAAAAGGAAAGCTACACCTCCTAACACACAGACTGCACACGGGGCCCCAGCAGGTATTGATCTGCCTTGCTCCCATGGAGGGGGTGAGGGTTGATTTAATGTCAGGTGATGCGACTGCAAGGTTGATAGTTAAAACGGACACCTCGGAATTAAATCTTTGACTTTTGAAGATGGCTCTAATTAAATTGAAACTGAAACTAGCCACTGCCTGCATATTTACTAGTGACATTCACCAGAGACTTTAGAACCTACGGCAGTTTGTTTTCCCTTCATTTgtgcagattttttatttttttgtttttatataataTTGCATACTCAAATCTAACATAAATGCTGCCTTAGTGTCTCGACTACAATGACAAAGCTTTTGTACCTGCTCAAGTCTTTCTTCCAgttctaacaaaaaaaaaaaaagaaatgaatgcACTTTGCTAGTTGCTATGGTAGAatccctgcttttattttgaaacttaCTTTGCACAGAGCAAAAAGTCAGTGTGGGCATGATTTCATTAGGGATGATGGGTTTTATGCTGAAATTTTCTGATATctatccatgagtgagattggccaATACCGATATCGATCACATATTAACTGTTAATTTTGCAATGTATTTACTGTGAGTGCtactgacagtttaacaatatcaacacaatattcaaaCTAGTCCCTTATTCTCTTTCTGTGTGTAATATTTTCAGCCttgtccttcagtgataatgatactaacAAATGCAGTTAATTTgccataatggaggtgattattattattatcttaaagGAGTGgcaccacactgtgtatggagacaaatTAGCTGTTAGCTTGTGAGCTGAGGTACTAAAAATGAATACGATATTTGCCAGAGGTGATTggcaataaaatgtattaattgacAATGCGATGGCATACTTTTTCAGGCAAACTGGCCCATCTTGACATTCTTAGAGTTAATGCAGTGTAACTTGACAGTTATGTTGCCGTTTCACACTGCTTAGCGGTAACGGTCAACAttaacaaacctttttttttcttcatagaaATGACCTTTTTCTGTCTCAGATTTAATTCGGAGAAAAGCAGTTGACTATGTACGTCGCAGACTTGGGCTGCTCTGATCTGGGACTTGTGTTGGTTGATGATATAAGCAACTTTGCTGTTTTGTAGATCTTTGTGACAATTTCTCCTCTCTCATTGCTCAGGATTGAAGAGGAGCTCGGCAGCAAGGCCCGTTTCGCCGGCCAGAACTTCAGGCACCCACTCTAAGCTTGGTGTGTCCATCACTCATACTTACGCCACGCTAAGTCGCCTGCTGTGTCCCAAGAGAACACCATGTATATCTGAGGTCCAAAATGTGTGGTCTGCACCACGGTGAAGCATCAAGCACCTAGAACAGCCACATCCTCATAAAAGTATGCTTTAGCTCCTAAATGTGTCCCTTTGTTCGTGTTTGTCTATCTGAGGCCTTTGTGTAGCTTTTTGTGAGTTGTAGTCATTCTTGGTCGTCCTACTGAGCACTTGAGCTACTGTAACTTTAGTACTGTATCAAGCAGTGGAAAGAGTATAGTGTGTGCAATATGTCGCGTCTGACAAAGTCTCGTGTTGCTGTGAGCGTTGGCAgaaatacataataaaaatatagtttaaaatcttgttttttttctgtcctccCCTCAATCAACAACTCTACATTTTCAGTAACGATCAACACCACGCTAACAATATAGCAGGTCATTTAACAATTACAAATCAGTCAGTGCTCCCAAGCGGATGAAAAGTGTCAGTTTTGGATCTTGTGACTGCACCTGTCACTGAGTTATTTGATGTAATTTGAGTACCAGTGGGAGGCAGAATCACGAGCGCCGTTCTCTCGGGTACGCACCATTTCTGTCGCTGAGGGCATAAGAGTCTTAATTCCATAACTGCACAGCTTGCCTTGATGAATAAAGGTCTATTCAGCAATGGGATGGCACCATAGGAATTTTTCAGCTGGTTGGTTTACTATTACTTTTCAATTCTTTGAGCTTTGTCAAGATGTTTCCTTTCAGCTGTAACCTAAGAGATGCAATCAGTTGATGCAAGCTATCGAAAGTTAGGTCCAAAAGTAATGGTTCTTTCGGACATCCTACAAAGTTATATTACAATACACTGTGTTTTAAAGTTGTGTaattcaatattttcaaaaaggaGTCAAAAGAAGTGGAGTTTATTCATTGCAACTCCTCCAAGTCTCAGCAATTCCAAATTGCGTGGTCACTTCTTGTGTTTAAATAATTTTCTAATAGGGAGAAACCGCAATGAAGAAAACAAACAAGTACATTAATGAATAATTAAAAAttgcattaataaaaataataagtaaaAAAATCTAATGTGTATTTGGAGTATGACTGATTGATTGTACACTGAATGGgtctaaaataaaatgtaattaaatagaaTACAAATGGAATTCTTCACTAATGTTTATTCTAAGAAAATTGTGTTCATTTACCATTTAGGGATAACATCCTTTTTATGCAGATTGACTCACTTCTTCTTATAACAATGAAATAGTTAGTTATAGAGCGCTTTTCAAAAACTCAAAAAGATTATTTTCCAAGGTAGAAAACAAAGGAACAGGAAACTGACAAATTTCCAGGGTAGAAAACAAAGGAACAGGAAACTGACAAATGtagtttaaaaatacattaagcaatcaataataaaagatcatcattctctgttacagaatgtgaatgttttaaaaagtcacaagTTAAAATAAACAGGTGTGTTTACATCACAATTGATATAGGATGAAAATCCTTTGCATTGATTGTGTGAATTGTAGTTAATGCAGTAATTGAGACTTGCGCCATCTAGTGATCAAACTACCACAATACATCCTATTGACCATCTTTTGAGCCTTTGCAGGAAGTTACTTTGCTACAGCAGCCAcagtataaatatttttttttaaaaatcaaattgataaaataatgaaataaaaatgtatttatttttttgaatgcatGCCCTTAATATAGCCTTACAGTTTTTATAGCtcatttttattacctattctgtgttgtgtttttatgttgcacgattgtaccaagaaacattcctagtttgtgaacccgttctcaaacaatggcaataaaactattctgattctgattcaattGAAGAATAAATAACCTCTTATGTACGGAGGGCCAAAttggacaacattaaatacatacacttttaaacaattacttaaatgtgacattaattaattaaataaatacgaatagtaatgaaataaataaatacattaatgaaACATTGAATAACTACAATTAATGACATAAGTCATTAGTTagatattaatttattcattaatttttgTCGCATTTGGTCCTCCATACTTTTGTAAATTTTGTATTATCAATCAAATGTCTTTGAAATTATTCCAGGACAAAAAGGACagtagattttattttattttatttttttaattaaatcaacataaaaacacaagatacacttagtacaccaacccaagaacccctcccccatttacactcattctcactcattcaaacaatatactgtatatcaggggtcaccaacctttttgaaaccaagggctacttcttgggta
It encodes the following:
- the eno1a gene encoding enolase 1a, (alpha), with protein sequence MAWLRGPGLSRVCPLIIQCCTSPSPCLPARTGETAASLHTVRPERSITMSILKVHAREIFDSRGNPTVEVDLYTKKGLFRAAVPSGASTGIYEALELRDNDKTRYMGKGVSKAVEHINKSIAPALVSKNVNVLEQEKIDKLMLDMDGTENKSKFGANAILGVSLAVCKAGAAEKGVPLYRHIADLAGNPEVILPVPAFNVINGGSHAGNKLAMQEFMILPVGASTFKEAMRIGAEVYHNLKNVIKEKYGKDATNVGDEGGFAPNILENKEALELLKNAIGKAGYTDKIVIGMDVAASEFYKGGKYDLDFKSPDDPSRYISSDKLADLYRSFVKDYPVVSIEDPFDQDDWEAWAKFTANTSIQVVGDDLTVTNPKRIAKGVAEKSCNCLLLKVNQIGSVTESLQACKMAQSNGWGVMVSHRSGETEDTFIADLVVGLCTGQIKTGAPCRSERLAKYNQLLRIEEELGSKARFAGQNFRHPL